A section of the Burkholderia mallei ATCC 23344 genome encodes:
- a CDS encoding adenosine deaminase — protein MTPTFKDKIARAPKAELHIHIEGSLEPELIFELAQRNGVKLAYEWIDALRAAYAFTDLQSFLDIYYAGASVLLTEQDFYDMTAAYVERALADHVVHAEIFFDPQTHTERGVPIETVVAGIDRALADAEKRGFSSKLILCFLRHLSEESALATFDAALPLFDRYARRLIGVGLDSSERGNPPSKFARVFAKAREQGLKLVAHAGEEGPPEYVTQALDVLKIDRVDHGVRSAEDAALVARLAGEKIALTVCPLSNLKLCVFDDLTKHTLKTLLDRGVAVTINSDDPAYFGGYVNENYFATVDALQLGEADVYTVIRNGFEASFVSADERAALIAKLDAHWHAA, from the coding sequence ATGACCCCGACATTCAAAGACAAGATCGCCCGTGCGCCGAAGGCCGAGCTGCACATCCACATCGAAGGCTCGCTCGAGCCCGAGCTGATCTTCGAGCTCGCGCAGCGCAACGGCGTGAAGCTCGCGTACGAATGGATCGACGCGCTGCGCGCCGCGTACGCGTTCACCGATCTGCAGTCGTTCCTCGACATCTATTACGCCGGCGCGAGCGTGCTCCTCACCGAGCAGGATTTCTACGACATGACGGCCGCATACGTCGAGCGCGCGCTCGCCGATCACGTCGTGCACGCGGAGATCTTCTTCGATCCGCAGACGCACACCGAGCGCGGCGTGCCGATCGAGACGGTCGTCGCCGGCATCGATCGCGCGCTCGCCGACGCGGAAAAACGCGGCTTCTCGAGCAAGCTGATCCTCTGCTTCCTGCGCCACCTGTCCGAGGAAAGCGCGCTCGCGACGTTCGACGCGGCGCTGCCGCTCTTCGATCGCTATGCGCGGCGCCTGATCGGCGTGGGGCTCGATTCGTCCGAGCGCGGCAATCCGCCGTCGAAGTTCGCGCGCGTGTTCGCGAAGGCGCGAGAGCAGGGCCTGAAGCTCGTCGCGCACGCGGGCGAGGAAGGCCCGCCCGAATACGTGACGCAGGCGCTCGACGTGCTGAAGATCGACCGCGTCGATCACGGCGTGCGCAGCGCCGAGGACGCGGCGCTCGTCGCGCGCCTTGCCGGCGAGAAGATCGCGCTCACCGTCTGCCCGCTGTCGAACCTGAAGCTCTGCGTGTTCGACGACCTGACGAAGCACACGCTGAAGACGCTGCTCGATCGCGGCGTCGCGGTGACGATCAATTCCGACGACCCGGCGTATTTCGGCGGCTACGTCAACGAAAACTACTTCGCGACCGTCGACGCGCTGCAGCTTGGCGAGGCCGACGTCTACACGGTGATCAGGAACGGCTTCGAAGCGTCGTTCGTGAGCGCCGACGAACGCGCGGCGCTGATCGCGAAGCTCGACGCGCACTGGCACGCGGCCTGA
- a CDS encoding NCS2 family permease, giving the protein MDLYQGTAAPAKRSALERHFGIRESGSRLRTEIVAGVTTFLTAMYIIVVNPGILSQAGVPFAAALTATVIVSFLGSCAMGLYARNPVLVAPGMGMNALFTFVMVHGGKMPWQTALGCVFWAGVLFATLAAFNARKLVVDAIPANLRHAVSCGIGLFISLIGLVNAKFIVGDPVTIVHATSLNPVIVTFLAGLAVTTVLVVRRVTGALMLGIVATTLLAIPIGRVWGDGSAYWPAAIATKTLVNWNGLVAAPDFSALGQLDLLGSLKVAYWPFIFVMLFTAFFDALSTFMAISEAGNLRDRDGNPRNIRQSMIVDAFSAVVSAPLGTSPANAYIESAAGISAGGRTGLVAVVAGLCFVPFLFLSPLLSLVPAIATAPALVLVGVFMMESITKIEWHRFDEAIPAFLAMILIPLTYSITEGIAYGFLAFVVLKLFTGRRGDVKPAMWVVAALSLLLVAQL; this is encoded by the coding sequence ATGGACCTCTATCAAGGCACCGCCGCGCCCGCGAAGCGCTCGGCGCTCGAGCGCCACTTCGGCATCCGCGAGTCCGGCTCGCGGCTGCGCACCGAGATCGTCGCCGGCGTGACGACATTCCTCACCGCGATGTACATCATCGTCGTGAATCCCGGCATCCTGTCGCAGGCGGGCGTGCCGTTCGCAGCCGCGCTCACGGCGACCGTGATCGTCAGCTTCCTCGGCAGTTGCGCGATGGGCCTGTACGCGCGCAATCCGGTGCTCGTCGCGCCGGGCATGGGAATGAACGCGCTCTTCACGTTCGTGATGGTCCACGGCGGCAAGATGCCGTGGCAAACCGCGCTCGGCTGCGTGTTCTGGGCAGGCGTGCTGTTCGCGACACTCGCCGCGTTCAATGCGCGCAAGCTCGTCGTCGACGCGATTCCGGCGAACCTGCGGCATGCGGTGTCGTGCGGCATCGGCCTGTTCATCAGCCTGATCGGGCTCGTGAACGCGAAGTTCATCGTCGGCGATCCGGTGACGATCGTTCACGCGACGTCGCTCAACCCGGTGATCGTCACGTTTCTCGCCGGCCTCGCGGTCACGACCGTGCTCGTCGTGCGCCGCGTGACGGGCGCGCTGATGCTCGGCATCGTCGCGACGACGCTGCTCGCGATCCCGATCGGCCGCGTGTGGGGCGACGGCAGCGCGTACTGGCCCGCCGCGATCGCAACGAAGACGCTCGTCAACTGGAACGGCCTCGTTGCCGCGCCGGATTTCTCCGCGCTCGGCCAGCTCGATCTGCTCGGCTCGCTGAAGGTCGCGTACTGGCCGTTCATCTTCGTGATGCTGTTCACCGCGTTCTTCGACGCGCTCTCGACGTTCATGGCGATCTCGGAGGCGGGCAACCTGCGCGACCGCGACGGCAATCCGCGCAACATCCGCCAATCGATGATCGTCGACGCGTTCTCGGCCGTCGTGTCCGCGCCGCTCGGCACGAGCCCCGCGAACGCGTACATCGAATCGGCGGCCGGCATCTCGGCGGGCGGCCGCACGGGGCTCGTCGCGGTGGTCGCGGGCTTGTGCTTCGTGCCGTTCCTGTTCCTGTCGCCGCTGCTCTCGCTCGTGCCGGCGATCGCGACGGCGCCCGCGCTCGTGCTCGTCGGCGTATTCATGATGGAATCGATCACGAAGATCGAATGGCACCGCTTCGACGAGGCGATCCCCGCGTTTCTCGCGATGATCCTGATACCGCTCACATACTCGATCACCGAAGGCATCGCATACGGCTTTCTCGCGTTCGTCGTGCTCAAGCTCTTCACCGGCCGCCGCGGCGACGTGAAGCCCGCGATGTGGGTGGTCGCCGCGCTGTCGCTGCTGCTCGTCGCACAACTCTGA
- the guaD gene encoding guanine deaminase: MTQTAFRARLLRFDGDPAQSDDALAYDEDGLLIVENGRVVAAGAHAALAARLAPGATLVEMRDKLIAPGFIDTHVHYPQTEMIASPAPGLLPWLDRYTFPTERRFADPAHARDVAEFFLDTLLACGTTTALVYCTVHKQSADALFGASEARGLRMIAGKVLMDRHCPEFLRDTAQSGYDDSAELIARWHGHGRQSYALTPRFAPTSTHAQLEACGALARLHPDVFIQSHVAENLDELRWAAELFPERRSYLDVYDHYGLLRRRAVYGHCIHLDDDDRRRFAETGAIAAHCPTSNLFLGSGLFDFERANARHMAVTLATDVGGGTSFSMLQTMNEAHKIARMTGHHLSATRMFWLATAGAAHALDLADTIGTLAPHAEADFVVLDPAATPLLARRTARAESLEELLFALALLGDDRAVYRTYAAGRCVHRRDIADAG, translated from the coding sequence ATGACTCAAACCGCTTTCCGCGCCCGCCTGCTGAGGTTCGACGGCGACCCCGCGCAATCGGACGATGCGCTCGCGTACGACGAGGACGGCCTGCTGATCGTCGAGAACGGGCGCGTCGTCGCGGCGGGCGCCCATGCGGCGCTCGCCGCGCGCCTCGCGCCCGGCGCGACGCTCGTCGAGATGCGCGACAAGCTGATCGCGCCCGGCTTCATCGACACGCACGTGCACTATCCGCAGACCGAAATGATCGCCTCGCCGGCGCCGGGCCTGTTGCCGTGGCTCGACCGCTACACGTTCCCGACCGAGCGGCGCTTCGCCGATCCCGCGCATGCGCGCGACGTCGCCGAGTTCTTCCTCGATACGCTGCTCGCGTGCGGCACGACGACGGCGCTCGTCTACTGCACGGTGCACAAGCAATCGGCCGACGCGCTGTTCGGCGCGAGCGAGGCGCGCGGCTTGCGGATGATCGCGGGCAAGGTGCTGATGGACCGCCACTGCCCCGAGTTCCTGCGCGACACCGCGCAATCGGGCTACGACGACAGCGCCGAGCTGATCGCCCGCTGGCACGGCCACGGCCGGCAGTCGTACGCGCTCACGCCGCGCTTCGCGCCGACATCGACGCACGCGCAGCTCGAAGCGTGCGGCGCGCTCGCCCGGCTTCATCCGGACGTGTTCATCCAGAGCCACGTCGCGGAGAATCTCGACGAGCTCCGCTGGGCGGCCGAGCTGTTTCCCGAGCGGCGCAGCTATCTCGATGTCTACGATCACTACGGGCTGCTGCGCCGTCGCGCCGTGTACGGCCACTGCATCCATCTCGACGACGACGACCGCCGGCGCTTCGCCGAAACGGGCGCGATCGCCGCGCACTGCCCGACGTCGAACCTGTTCCTCGGCAGCGGCCTGTTCGATTTCGAGCGCGCGAACGCGCGGCACATGGCCGTCACGCTCGCGACCGACGTCGGCGGCGGCACATCGTTCTCGATGCTCCAAACGATGAACGAAGCGCACAAGATCGCGCGGATGACGGGCCATCACCTGAGCGCGACGCGCATGTTCTGGCTCGCGACGGCAGGCGCCGCGCACGCGCTCGATCTCGCGGACACGATCGGCACGCTCGCGCCGCACGCGGAAGCCGACTTCGTCGTGCTCGATCCTGCCGCGACGCCGCTGCTCGCGCGCCGCACCGCGCGCGCGGAATCGCTCGAGGAGCTGCTGTTCGCGCTCGCGCTGCTCGGCGACGATCGCGCGGTCTATCGCACGTATGCCGCCGGCCGCTGCGTGCACCGGCGCGACATCGCCGACGCGGGCTGA
- a CDS encoding TMEM165/GDT1 family protein, translating into MTEAFLISTGAVALAEIGDKTQLLSLVLAARYRKPLPIIAGVLAATLINHGFAGALGEWLGIYLTPAVMRWALALSFIGMGLWILVPDKLDADEANANRSRLGVFGATFVAFFLAEMGDKTQIATVALAARFQDYVGVVAGTTLGMMLANVPAILLGDRFAHRLPTKLVHGIAAVLFIVLGALAFLHGGA; encoded by the coding sequence GTGACCGAAGCCTTCCTGATCTCGACGGGCGCCGTCGCCCTCGCCGAAATCGGCGACAAGACCCAACTGCTTTCCCTCGTCCTCGCCGCACGTTACCGCAAGCCGCTGCCGATCATCGCCGGCGTCCTCGCCGCGACCCTGATCAATCATGGCTTCGCCGGCGCGCTCGGCGAGTGGCTCGGCATCTATCTGACGCCGGCGGTGATGCGCTGGGCGCTCGCGCTCTCGTTCATCGGGATGGGCCTGTGGATTCTCGTGCCGGACAAGCTCGACGCCGACGAGGCGAACGCGAACCGCTCGCGGCTCGGCGTGTTCGGCGCGACGTTCGTCGCGTTCTTCCTCGCGGAAATGGGCGACAAGACGCAGATCGCGACCGTCGCGCTCGCCGCGCGGTTCCAGGATTACGTGGGCGTCGTTGCCGGCACGACACTCGGCATGATGCTCGCGAACGTGCCCGCGATCCTGCTCGGCGACCGCTTCGCGCATCGGCTGCCGACGAAGCTCGTTCACGGCATCGCGGCCGTGCTGTTCATCGTGCTCGGCGCGCTCGCGTTCCTGCACGGCGGCGCATGA
- a CDS encoding DUF4136 domain-containing protein has protein sequence MKRIPFIRGAALVAGALIVLLSGCTSYVTTQVTAFSNWSGNDATRTYAFARTAEQQNSLEQSTYEQIVGNELSTYSFRRVPTKDARYLVRLAYGIKSDWVSVPQPVYYDPWFGPGPYWRGGPWGPFGPWGPFPAGYVNQSYQIFQRSLEIRIAERATGTEVYNVAARNAGEGSSLLQAMPYLARSALADFPLGNGTVRTVRLPVDKNGAPAPMPANERAVPEVPAMPASGAAAAPAR, from the coding sequence ATGAAACGCATTCCCTTCATTCGCGGCGCGGCGCTCGTCGCGGGTGCCCTGATCGTGCTGCTGTCCGGCTGCACGTCCTACGTCACGACGCAGGTCACGGCGTTTTCGAACTGGAGCGGCAACGACGCGACGCGCACGTACGCATTCGCGCGAACCGCCGAGCAACAGAACAGTCTCGAGCAGTCGACCTACGAGCAAATCGTCGGCAACGAGTTGTCGACCTATTCGTTCAGGCGCGTGCCGACGAAGGACGCGCGCTACCTCGTCAGGCTCGCGTACGGCATCAAGAGCGATTGGGTGTCGGTGCCGCAGCCCGTCTACTACGATCCGTGGTTCGGCCCCGGCCCGTACTGGCGCGGCGGCCCGTGGGGACCGTTCGGTCCGTGGGGCCCGTTTCCGGCGGGCTACGTGAATCAGAGCTATCAGATCTTTCAGCGCTCGCTCGAAATCCGGATCGCCGAGCGTGCGACGGGCACGGAGGTCTATAACGTCGCCGCGCGCAACGCGGGTGAAGGCTCGTCGCTGCTGCAGGCGATGCCGTATCTCGCTCGCTCGGCGCTCGCCGATTTTCCGCTCGGCAACGGCACCGTACGCACGGTGCGGCTGCCTGTCGACAAGAACGGCGCGCCCGCGCCGATGCCGGCGAACGAACGTGCGGTGCCCGAGGTGCCGGCCATGCCCGCATCCGGCGCAGCTGCGGCGCCGGCGCGTTGA
- the pepN gene encoding aminopeptidase N, producing MSDIAAPNAEIRRSDYTPPAFLIDTVSLEFDLEPARTIVTNTMRVRRNPDAAPAPHFELMGEALVLIGARVDGKPHDAVRVHEHGLSVENVPDAFELTIENACAPESNTTLSGLYVSSGNFFTQCEAEGFRRITYFVDRPDVMASYTVTLRADQAAYPVLLSNGNLVDAGDLPNGRHFAKWEDPFKKPSYLFALVAGKLVKLEETIKSASGKDKLLQVWVEPQDLGKTRHAMDSLIHSIRWDERRFGLELDLDRFMIVAVGDFNMGAMENKGLNIFNTKYVLANPETATDVDFANVESVVGHEYFHNWTGNRVTCRDWFQLSLKEGLTVFRDQEFSADMSAGAEDDAAARAVKRIEDVRVLRQLQFAEDAGPMAHPVRPERYVEINNFYTMTVYEKGAEVVRMYQTLFGRDGFRKGMDLYFRRHDGQAVTCDDFRHAMADANGRDLALFERWYSQAGTPRVTVRTAYDAAAKRYAVTLRQGYGDAAPAARDTQKGPLLIPFAIGLIGADGRDLPLRLEGEAAASGTTRVLELTKAEATFTFVDIDAAPLPSLLRNFSAPVIVEYDYRDDELAFLLAHDSDPFNRWEAGQRLATRALLTLASRAAAQQPLTLDDAFAAAFKRVLTDDTLSPAFRELALTLPSEAYLADQMTQADPAAVHRARQFVRRQLATALRAEWLSVYERHQTPGAYAPTPGDAGRRALKNLALAYLAELDEPADAIRLATAQYDAANNMTDRACALVALLSAAAASADAARAADRALDDFYRRFENEALVIDKWFSMQATRRGTPEHPTLDIVRKLLAHPAFNLKNPNRARSLIFGFCSANPAQFHAADGSGYAFWADQVLALDALNPQVAARLARALELWRRFTPSLREKMRDALERVAANAQSRDVREIVEKALA from the coding sequence ATGTCCGACATCGCCGCTCCCAACGCCGAGATCCGCCGCAGCGACTACACGCCGCCTGCGTTCCTGATCGATACCGTCTCGCTCGAGTTCGATCTCGAGCCGGCGCGCACGATCGTCACGAACACGATGCGCGTGCGCCGCAACCCGGACGCCGCGCCCGCACCGCACTTCGAGCTGATGGGCGAAGCGCTCGTGCTGATCGGCGCGCGCGTCGACGGCAAGCCGCACGACGCGGTGCGCGTGCACGAACACGGCCTGAGCGTCGAGAACGTGCCCGATGCGTTCGAGCTGACGATCGAGAACGCATGCGCGCCCGAGTCGAACACGACGCTGTCGGGCCTGTACGTATCGAGCGGCAACTTCTTCACACAGTGCGAGGCGGAGGGCTTTCGGCGCATCACCTACTTCGTCGACCGTCCGGACGTGATGGCGTCGTACACGGTCACGCTGCGCGCCGACCAGGCCGCGTACCCGGTGCTGCTGTCGAACGGCAATCTCGTCGACGCCGGCGATCTGCCGAACGGCCGTCACTTCGCGAAGTGGGAAGACCCGTTCAAGAAGCCGAGCTACCTGTTCGCACTCGTCGCGGGCAAACTCGTCAAGCTCGAGGAAACGATCAAGTCGGCGAGCGGCAAGGACAAGCTCCTGCAGGTGTGGGTCGAGCCGCAGGATCTCGGCAAGACCCGCCACGCGATGGATTCGCTGATCCATTCGATCCGCTGGGACGAACGGCGCTTCGGCCTCGAGCTCGATCTCGACCGCTTCATGATCGTCGCCGTCGGCGATTTCAACATGGGCGCGATGGAAAACAAGGGGCTCAACATCTTCAACACGAAGTACGTGCTCGCGAACCCGGAGACGGCGACCGACGTCGACTTCGCGAACGTCGAATCGGTCGTCGGCCACGAGTATTTCCACAACTGGACGGGCAACCGCGTGACCTGCCGCGACTGGTTCCAGTTGAGCCTGAAGGAAGGCCTCACCGTGTTCCGCGACCAGGAGTTCTCGGCGGACATGTCCGCGGGCGCCGAAGACGACGCCGCCGCGCGCGCGGTCAAGCGCATCGAGGACGTGCGCGTGCTGCGCCAGCTCCAGTTCGCCGAGGACGCGGGCCCGATGGCCCATCCGGTGCGGCCCGAGCGTTACGTCGAGATCAACAACTTCTACACGATGACCGTCTACGAGAAAGGCGCGGAAGTCGTGCGGATGTACCAGACGCTGTTCGGCCGCGACGGTTTCCGCAAGGGGATGGACCTGTACTTCCGGCGCCACGACGGGCAGGCCGTCACGTGCGACGACTTCCGCCACGCGATGGCCGACGCGAACGGCCGCGACCTCGCGCTGTTCGAGCGCTGGTACAGCCAGGCGGGCACGCCGCGCGTGACGGTTCGCACCGCTTACGACGCCGCCGCGAAGCGCTACGCGGTGACGCTGCGGCAAGGCTACGGCGACGCCGCGCCCGCCGCGCGCGACACGCAGAAAGGGCCGCTCCTGATCCCGTTCGCGATCGGCCTGATCGGCGCCGACGGCCGCGATCTGCCGCTGCGCCTCGAAGGCGAAGCGGCCGCGTCGGGCACGACGCGCGTGCTCGAGCTGACCAAGGCCGAGGCGACGTTCACGTTCGTCGACATCGACGCGGCGCCGCTGCCGTCGCTGCTGCGCAATTTCTCCGCGCCCGTGATCGTCGAATACGACTACCGCGACGACGAGCTCGCGTTCCTGCTCGCGCACGACAGCGATCCGTTCAACCGCTGGGAGGCGGGCCAGCGCCTCGCGACGCGCGCGCTGCTCACGCTCGCGTCGCGTGCGGCGGCGCAGCAGCCGCTCACGCTCGACGACGCGTTCGCCGCCGCGTTCAAGCGCGTGCTGACGGACGACACGCTGTCGCCCGCGTTCCGCGAGCTCGCGCTCACGTTGCCGTCGGAGGCCTACCTCGCCGACCAGATGACGCAGGCCGATCCGGCCGCCGTCCATCGCGCGCGCCAGTTCGTGCGCCGCCAGCTCGCGACGGCGCTACGCGCCGAATGGCTCTCGGTCTACGAGCGCCACCAGACGCCGGGCGCGTATGCGCCGACGCCCGGCGACGCGGGCCGCCGCGCGCTGAAGAACCTCGCGCTCGCCTACCTCGCCGAACTCGACGAGCCGGCCGACGCGATCCGGCTCGCCACCGCGCAATACGACGCCGCGAACAACATGACCGACCGCGCGTGCGCGCTCGTCGCGCTGCTGTCGGCCGCCGCCGCGTCGGCCGACGCGGCGCGCGCCGCCGATCGCGCGCTCGACGATTTCTATCGCCGCTTCGAGAACGAAGCGCTCGTGATCGACAAGTGGTTCTCGATGCAGGCGACGCGGCGCGGCACGCCCGAGCATCCGACGCTCGACATCGTGCGCAAGCTGCTCGCGCATCCGGCGTTCAACCTGAAGAACCCGAACCGCGCACGCTCGCTGATCTTTGGCTTCTGCTCGGCGAATCCCGCGCAGTTCCATGCGGCCGACGGCTCGGGCTACGCGTTCTGGGCCGATCAGGTGCTCGCGCTCGACGCGCTCAATCCGCAGGTCGCCGCGCGGCTTGCGCGCGCGCTCGAGCTGTGGCGCCGCTTCACGCCGTCGCTGCGCGAGAAGATGCGCGACGCGCTCGAGCGCGTCGCCGCGAACGCGCAGTCGCGCGACGTGCGGGAGATCGTCGAGAAGGCGCTCGCCTGA
- the metE gene encoding 5-methyltetrahydropteroyltriglutamate--homocysteine S-methyltransferase → MTTAHILGFPRIGAQRELKFALERYWRDGASADAERALVDTGRALRAEHWRIERDAGLDCVTVGDFAWYDHVLTTLAHVGGLPRRFGFDARALTLADYFAAARGNAAQPAMEMTKWFDTNYHYLVPEYSPATTFGPGVEWLFDEVREARALGYRAKAALVGPLTLLWLGKARDGLVERLALLPRLVPAYRALLARLREAGVDWVQIDEPIFSLDLPDAWRDAARPTYEALAPGAPKLLVATYFDDASEHAALLKALPVAGLHVDLVRADAQLDAFVADYPADKVLSCGIVDGRNVWRNDLDRSLARLAPVRDALGERLWVATSCSLLHVPVDLAHEPRLDEELKTWLAFAAQKTREVAALRDALVKGRAAVAAEFDDAAVVAAARRTSARIHNPLVKRRVAALTDADARRASAYSVRAAAQRARFGLPLLPTTTIGSFPQTPEIRRARAAFKQGVLDHLGYLEAMREQVRIAIDKQLAYGLDVLVHGEAERNDMVEYFGELLWGFAITSNGWVQSYGSRCVKPPLVYGDVYLPEPMTVGWASYAQSLSAKPVKGMLTGPVTMLQWSFVRDDQPRATTALQIALALRQETLDLEKAGIGMIQIDEPALREGLPLKARERAAYLDWAVRAFGIAASGVADDTQIHTHMCYSEFGDILPSIAALDADVISIETTRSNMELLDAFETFDYPNEIGPGVYDIHSPRVPDADEIERLILLALERIPAQRLWVNPDCGLKTREWRQVDAALAAMVDAAKRVRQKVEEAAPA, encoded by the coding sequence ATGACCACCGCACACATCCTGGGTTTTCCGCGCATCGGCGCGCAACGGGAACTGAAGTTCGCCCTCGAGCGCTATTGGCGCGACGGCGCGTCGGCCGACGCCGAGCGCGCGCTCGTCGATACCGGCCGCGCGCTGCGCGCCGAGCACTGGCGCATTGAGCGCGACGCCGGCCTCGACTGCGTGACGGTCGGCGATTTCGCGTGGTACGACCACGTGCTGACGACGCTCGCGCACGTCGGCGGCCTGCCGCGGCGTTTCGGCTTCGACGCGCGCGCGCTCACGCTCGCCGACTATTTCGCGGCCGCGCGCGGCAACGCCGCGCAGCCGGCGATGGAGATGACGAAGTGGTTCGATACGAACTATCACTACCTCGTGCCCGAGTACTCGCCCGCGACGACGTTCGGGCCGGGCGTCGAGTGGCTCTTCGACGAGGTGCGCGAGGCGCGCGCGCTCGGCTATCGCGCGAAGGCGGCGCTCGTCGGCCCGCTTACGCTGCTCTGGCTAGGCAAGGCGCGCGACGGGCTCGTCGAGCGCCTCGCGCTGCTGCCGCGCCTCGTGCCCGCGTATCGCGCGCTGCTCGCGCGGCTGAGGGAAGCGGGCGTCGACTGGGTGCAGATCGACGAGCCGATCTTCTCGCTCGATCTGCCCGACGCGTGGCGCGACGCGGCGCGGCCGACGTACGAAGCGCTCGCGCCCGGCGCGCCGAAGCTGCTCGTCGCGACGTATTTCGACGACGCGAGCGAGCACGCGGCGCTGCTCAAGGCGCTGCCCGTCGCGGGCCTGCACGTCGATCTCGTGCGCGCCGACGCGCAGCTCGACGCGTTCGTCGCGGACTATCCGGCCGACAAGGTGCTCTCGTGCGGCATCGTCGACGGCCGCAACGTGTGGCGCAACGATCTCGACCGTTCGCTCGCGCGGCTCGCGCCGGTGCGCGACGCGCTCGGCGAGCGGCTGTGGGTCGCGACGAGCTGCTCGCTGCTGCATGTGCCCGTCGATCTCGCGCATGAGCCGAGGCTCGACGAGGAGCTGAAGACTTGGCTCGCGTTCGCGGCGCAGAAGACGCGCGAGGTCGCCGCGCTGCGCGACGCGCTCGTGAAGGGGCGCGCGGCGGTCGCGGCCGAGTTCGATGACGCCGCCGTGGTGGCGGCCGCGCGGCGCACGTCGGCGCGCATTCACAATCCGCTCGTCAAGCGCCGCGTCGCGGCGCTGACCGACGCCGACGCGCGCCGCGCGAGCGCCTATAGCGTGCGTGCGGCCGCGCAGCGCGCGCGCTTCGGCTTGCCGCTGCTGCCGACGACGACGATCGGCTCGTTTCCGCAGACGCCGGAGATTCGCCGCGCGCGCGCCGCGTTCAAGCAGGGCGTGCTCGATCACCTCGGCTATCTGGAGGCGATGCGCGAGCAGGTGCGCATCGCGATCGACAAGCAGCTCGCGTACGGCCTCGACGTGCTCGTGCACGGCGAGGCCGAGCGCAACGACATGGTCGAATACTTCGGCGAACTGCTGTGGGGCTTCGCGATCACGAGCAACGGCTGGGTCCAGAGCTACGGTTCGCGCTGCGTGAAGCCGCCCCTCGTTTATGGCGACGTGTATTTGCCGGAGCCGATGACGGTCGGCTGGGCGTCGTATGCGCAGAGCCTGAGCGCGAAGCCGGTGAAGGGCATGCTGACGGGGCCCGTGACGATGCTGCAATGGTCGTTCGTGCGCGACGACCAGCCGCGCGCGACGACGGCCTTGCAGATCGCGCTCGCGCTGCGGCAGGAGACGCTCGACCTCGAGAAGGCCGGCATCGGGATGATCCAGATCGACGAGCCGGCGCTGCGCGAGGGGTTGCCGCTGAAGGCGCGCGAGCGCGCCGCGTATCTGGACTGGGCGGTGCGCGCGTTCGGGATCGCGGCGTCGGGCGTCGCGGACGACACGCAGATCCACACGCACATGTGCTATTCGGAGTTCGGCGACATCCTGCCGTCGATCGCGGCGCTCGACGCGGACGTGATCTCGATCGAGACGACCCGCTCGAACATGGAACTGCTCGACGCGTTCGAGACGTTCGACTATCCGAACGAGATCGGGCCGGGCGTCTATGACATCCATTCGCCGCGCGTGCCGGACGCGGACGAGATCGAGCGACTCATCCTGCTCGCGCTCGAGCGGATTCCGGCGCAGCGCCTGTGGGTGAATCCGGACTGCGGGCTGAAGACGCGCGAGTGGCGGCAGGTCGACGCGGCGCTCGCGGCGATGGTCGACGCGGCCAAGCGCGTGCGGCAGAAGGTCGAGGAGGCGGCGCCGGCGTGA
- a CDS encoding LysR family transcriptional regulator: MIRSPLEFRHLQTLVALRDTGNLSRAAQVLCLTQSALSHQLKALETHFGLPLFVRKSAPLTFTAAGKRLLALAEQVVPAIEEAERDIARLALGTGGALRIAVECHTCFDWLMPAMDAFRQRWPEVELDIVSGFHADPIGLLHQDRADLAIVAEADADEAVDYHPLFRFQIVGLVGNDHALAHQPSLTAADFADETLITYPVPDEMLDIVRQVLKPAGIEPKRRTSELTIAILQLVASRRGVAALPLWAVATYLDKRYVSARPVLRADGSTLSGELYAATLPAFSTRAYAADFVATMRETSAASLPEIELL; this comes from the coding sequence ATGATCCGCTCCCCGCTCGAATTCCGGCATCTGCAGACGCTCGTCGCGCTGCGCGATACCGGCAACCTGTCACGCGCCGCGCAGGTGCTGTGCCTCACGCAATCGGCGCTGTCGCATCAGTTGAAGGCGCTCGAAACGCATTTCGGGCTGCCGCTGTTCGTGCGCAAATCCGCCCCGCTCACGTTCACCGCGGCCGGCAAGCGGCTGCTCGCGCTCGCCGAGCAGGTCGTGCCCGCGATCGAGGAAGCCGAGCGCGACATCGCGCGCCTCGCGCTCGGCACGGGCGGCGCGTTGCGGATCGCGGTCGAGTGCCACACCTGCTTCGATTGGCTGATGCCCGCGATGGACGCGTTCCGGCAGCGCTGGCCGGAAGTGGAGCTCGACATCGTGTCGGGCTTTCACGCGGATCCGATCGGCCTGCTGCACCAGGATCGCGCGGATCTCGCGATCGTCGCCGAGGCCGATGCCGACGAGGCCGTCGACTATCACCCGCTCTTTCGCTTCCAGATCGTCGGGCTCGTCGGCAACGACCACGCGCTCGCGCACCAGCCGTCGCTCACGGCCGCCGATTTCGCCGACGAGACGCTGATCACGTACCCGGTGCCCGACGAGATGCTCGACATCGTCCGGCAAGTGCTCAAGCCTGCCGGCATCGAGCCGAAGCGGCGCACGTCGGAGCTGACGATCGCGATCCTGCAGCTCGTCGCGAGCCGGCGCGGCGTGGCGGCGCTGCCGCTGTGGGCGGTGGCCACCTACCTCGACAAGCGCTACGTGAGCGCGCGCCCCGTGCTGCGCGCCGACGGCTCGACGCTGTCGGGCGAGCTCTACGCGGCGACGCTGCCGGCGTTCTCGACGCGCGCGTACGCGGCCGATTTCGTCGCGACGATGCGCGAGACGAGCGCGGCGTCGCTGCCCGAGATCGAGCTGCTGTAA